The Caulifigura coniformis genome includes a region encoding these proteins:
- a CDS encoding FtsK/SpoIIIE family DNA translocase, with product MPDVQRLKSDLLALAILALTVFLGLSLISYSPADPPGDLVYPPPTTLHNLCGPAGARLTHQLHSTLGLGSWALLGGLILFDLRLFARKPVPDPFVRMMGGAAALAAICGALQLTFPRLGTGPAYGSGGFLGAAGQILMTDRLSTGGSAILLATLFIAGLLLATDVLLARLAYGVLCGPFLAIAWIFGWRRKAVTSEPAPAPAPVKPTVVKAATPEPVPAPRPVVEEPKPAKSQPAAASKRSLLGNLVAAVAPVPDTAPAVAAVPAGNFKVNPPAGLSKSSREAEFNTSSAAAKVKSEYQLPPIDLLGEGEAFPFDQLAAKAEKTRAIIEKTFQEFGLNVKVTEADTGPVVTQFELELEPGLRVSKVQALADDLAIALRVPSVRVVSPIPGKNTVGVEVPNDKRVMVRLREIMEAVGADGEKFRVPIYLGKDVSGRPLVVDMTKMPHLLIAGRTGTGKSVCLNTLILSMLLTRTPDEVKMLMIDPKMVELSPYTRIPHLMHPVITDMKKAEAVLAWAVDKMEERYELLSKVGVRHLDSYNKLGKEKVCERMGVDPDSYEAEAIPESMPYIVIIADEMADMIMTSGKDVEAHIIRLAQKSRAVGIHLVLATQKPTVDVITGLIKSNLPARISFQVASRTDSRVVLDECGAERLLGHGDMLYLAPGTSTLNRAQGTYVSDDEVNSVIDFFSAYPPEYSAEIEKAANAAKETESKSDGPRERDDMYDEAVEIVIREGRGSCSLLQRAMKVGYGRAARMIDHMAEDGIVGPYNGSKFREVVITPEQWEEMREELLAGA from the coding sequence ATGCCTGACGTCCAACGCCTCAAATCCGATCTGCTCGCGCTGGCGATCCTCGCGCTGACGGTGTTCCTCGGACTGTCGCTCATCAGCTACAGCCCTGCCGATCCCCCGGGCGATCTCGTCTATCCCCCGCCGACGACGCTGCACAATCTGTGCGGCCCCGCCGGCGCGCGGCTGACCCACCAGTTGCATTCCACCCTCGGCCTGGGCTCGTGGGCCCTGCTCGGCGGCCTCATCCTGTTCGACCTGCGCCTGTTCGCGCGGAAGCCTGTCCCCGATCCGTTCGTCCGGATGATGGGCGGCGCCGCAGCCCTCGCCGCCATTTGTGGCGCGTTGCAACTTACCTTCCCGCGACTCGGCACCGGTCCGGCCTACGGCAGCGGCGGTTTCCTCGGCGCGGCTGGCCAAATCCTGATGACCGACCGCCTCTCGACAGGGGGATCCGCCATCCTGCTGGCCACCCTCTTCATTGCTGGCCTGCTCCTCGCGACCGATGTGCTGCTGGCTCGACTCGCCTACGGCGTGCTGTGTGGCCCGTTCCTCGCCATCGCCTGGATCTTCGGCTGGCGCAGGAAAGCTGTGACCAGCGAACCCGCGCCGGCGCCCGCCCCGGTCAAACCGACGGTCGTGAAGGCGGCGACGCCCGAGCCCGTCCCCGCTCCGCGCCCTGTGGTGGAGGAACCGAAACCTGCGAAATCGCAGCCGGCTGCCGCTTCGAAACGATCACTGTTGGGCAACCTGGTCGCCGCTGTCGCCCCGGTGCCCGACACGGCGCCGGCCGTCGCGGCGGTTCCCGCGGGCAACTTCAAGGTGAATCCTCCAGCAGGGCTTTCCAAGTCGTCGCGCGAGGCCGAGTTCAACACCAGCTCCGCCGCCGCCAAGGTGAAAAGCGAATACCAGCTCCCGCCGATCGACCTCCTTGGCGAGGGAGAAGCATTCCCGTTCGATCAGCTGGCCGCCAAGGCCGAGAAGACCCGTGCGATCATCGAGAAGACGTTCCAGGAATTCGGACTGAACGTGAAAGTGACCGAGGCCGACACCGGCCCCGTCGTCACCCAGTTCGAACTGGAACTGGAGCCCGGACTTCGCGTCTCGAAGGTTCAGGCCCTCGCCGACGACCTGGCCATCGCACTCCGCGTCCCGTCGGTCCGTGTCGTCTCCCCCATCCCGGGCAAGAACACCGTCGGCGTCGAGGTTCCGAACGACAAGCGGGTCATGGTCCGCCTGCGTGAAATCATGGAGGCGGTTGGAGCCGACGGCGAAAAATTCCGCGTCCCGATCTACCTCGGCAAGGATGTGAGCGGACGGCCGCTCGTGGTCGACATGACCAAGATGCCGCACCTGCTGATCGCGGGCCGCACCGGCACCGGCAAGAGCGTGTGCCTCAACACGCTGATCCTGTCGATGCTGCTCACCCGGACACCCGACGAAGTGAAGATGCTGATGATTGACCCGAAGATGGTCGAACTCAGCCCCTACACGCGGATCCCGCACCTCATGCATCCGGTCATCACCGACATGAAGAAGGCCGAGGCCGTGCTCGCCTGGGCCGTCGACAAGATGGAAGAGCGCTACGAGCTGCTCTCCAAGGTCGGCGTGCGTCACCTCGACAGCTACAACAAGCTCGGCAAGGAAAAGGTCTGCGAGCGGATGGGAGTTGATCCCGATTCGTACGAGGCGGAAGCGATTCCGGAATCGATGCCGTACATCGTGATCATCGCCGACGAAATGGCCGACATGATCATGACCAGCGGCAAGGACGTGGAAGCGCACATCATCCGCCTGGCCCAGAAGTCGCGGGCGGTCGGCATTCACCTCGTCCTCGCGACGCAGAAGCCGACGGTCGACGTCATCACCGGCCTCATCAAGTCGAACCTGCCGGCGCGGATCTCGTTCCAGGTGGCGAGCCGGACGGACAGCCGCGTCGTTCTCGATGAATGCGGCGCCGAGCGACTCCTCGGACACGGCGACATGCTCTACCTCGCCCCGGGAACATCGACGCTCAACCGGGCCCAGGGGACTTACGTCAGCGACGACGAGGTCAATTCCGTCATCGACTTCTTCTCCGCCTACCCGCCCGAATACAGCGCCGAGATCGAGAAGGCGGCCAACGCAGCCAAGGAAACCGAATCGAAGAGCGACGGTCCACGCGAGCGCGATGACATGTACGACGAAGCCGTCGAGATCGTGATCCGAGAGGGCCGTGGGAGCTGCTCGCTGCTGCAGCGGGCGATGAAAGTCGGCTATGGCCGAGCCGCCCGAATGATCGATCACATGGCCGAGGATGGGATCGTGGGCCCCTACAACGGTTCGAAATTCCGCGAGGTGGTAATCACGCCGGAACAGTGGGAGGAGATGCGGGAGGAACTCCTGGCCGGGGCCTGA
- a CDS encoding phosphohexomutase domain-containing protein — translation MFDTTLFQRKADVRGIYPNQINEELAWFTGKYLAATVNETTGSKGSKILVGRDGRLSSPNLYAALCAGINAGGGVALPCGLATTDMIQWGTGKRLHGAIAGAMVTASHNPPEYNGIKMVILNEKTGGLDIIRPCDGIAKNFAADSGDADAPATVGAAFPGSASMKLHEQFTAAACELAPGLSKDSGKIILDPGNGVGGVFIPLLRDALKKVGSKVEVGAVAEPIDGRFPTRPSNPGLPGAVKLLQEAVLAQGAKFGAAFDGDADRVFLVDEWGQFVPGSSLLAALADGEVKAALKRGVKQPVAIFSAVASWLVVETIRAAGGVPAASRVGQDALKVALINTGAVFGGESSAHYNFPASYCLDSGLFALMTFWQQLLDSGKSTSELIGSLNPWPASGEINVRIESNDWKSVSAGLIKMLQERYSKPEENSYVFTLDGVGVFHPRKPEFKTVDDIFTIDKKNDPTGATYRLIAPGYTPDWWFNVRASNNEPLVRLNVEAQSSADVTARTYQLISTVQQFCKEHGAVGVVQDWGNMRG, via the coding sequence ATGTTCGATACCACCCTGTTTCAGCGCAAGGCCGACGTTCGCGGCATCTACCCCAACCAGATCAACGAAGAACTCGCGTGGTTCACGGGGAAGTACCTGGCCGCGACGGTGAATGAAACGACGGGGAGCAAAGGCAGCAAGATCCTTGTGGGTCGCGACGGCCGGCTGTCGTCGCCGAACCTGTATGCGGCCCTGTGCGCGGGGATCAACGCGGGTGGCGGAGTCGCTCTTCCCTGCGGGCTGGCGACGACCGACATGATTCAGTGGGGAACCGGCAAGCGGCTGCACGGCGCGATTGCCGGAGCCATGGTGACCGCGTCGCACAACCCGCCGGAATACAACGGGATCAAGATGGTGATCCTGAACGAGAAGACTGGCGGACTCGATATCATCCGCCCGTGTGACGGGATCGCAAAGAACTTCGCCGCCGATTCGGGAGATGCTGATGCGCCGGCGACGGTAGGGGCCGCGTTCCCGGGGTCCGCTTCGATGAAGCTGCACGAGCAGTTCACCGCGGCCGCCTGTGAACTTGCTCCGGGGCTGTCGAAGGATTCCGGGAAGATCATCCTCGATCCGGGGAACGGGGTTGGCGGCGTTTTCATCCCGCTGCTCCGTGACGCTCTCAAGAAGGTGGGATCGAAGGTGGAAGTCGGGGCCGTGGCTGAGCCGATTGACGGCCGGTTCCCGACGCGTCCGTCCAACCCGGGGCTGCCGGGCGCCGTGAAGCTGCTGCAGGAGGCGGTGCTCGCGCAGGGGGCGAAGTTCGGGGCCGCATTCGACGGCGACGCGGATCGCGTGTTCCTCGTCGACGAGTGGGGCCAGTTCGTTCCGGGCTCATCGCTGCTGGCGGCGCTCGCTGATGGCGAAGTGAAGGCGGCGTTGAAACGCGGCGTGAAGCAGCCGGTGGCAATTTTCTCGGCGGTCGCTTCGTGGCTCGTCGTGGAAACGATCCGGGCGGCGGGGGGCGTACCGGCGGCTTCGCGCGTCGGGCAGGATGCCCTGAAGGTCGCGCTGATCAACACGGGGGCGGTCTTTGGGGGCGAGTCGTCGGCCCACTACAACTTCCCGGCCTCCTACTGCCTCGATTCGGGCCTGTTTGCCCTGATGACGTTCTGGCAGCAACTGCTCGATTCGGGGAAGAGCACGTCGGAATTGATCGGCAGCCTGAATCCCTGGCCGGCGAGCGGGGAAATCAACGTTCGCATCGAAAGCAACGACTGGAAGTCGGTCAGCGCCGGGTTGATCAAGATGCTGCAGGAGCGGTATTCGAAGCCGGAGGAGAACAGCTACGTGTTCACGCTCGACGGCGTCGGCGTGTTCCACCCGCGGAAGCCGGAGTTCAAGACGGTCGACGACATCTTCACGATCGACAAGAAGAACGACCCGACGGGCGCGACCTACCGCCTGATCGCTCCCGGGTACACGCCCGACTGGTGGTTCAACGTCCGGGCGTCGAACAACGAGCCGCTGGTGCGTTTGAACGTGGAAGCCCAATCGTCGGCCGACGTCACGGCCCGCACCTACCAGCTGATCTCGACCGTGCAGCAGTTCTGCAAGGAGCATGGCGCAGTCGGTGTGGTGCAGGACTGGGGCAACATGCGCGGCTAA
- a CDS encoding thiazole synthase: MSTFNDSPLRLGRHTFHSRLIVGTGKYATFELMQECLAASGAEVVTVAVRRERLIDAQGRSILDYIDLSKFTILPNTAGCFTAEDAVRVARLGREILTNLENPGADWVKLEVLGDKKTLLPDPVATLEATKQLVADGFQVLCYSTDDPITAKRLKDAGATSVMPAGSPIGSGQGILNPNNIRICHEYLKEGDPDYPVIVDAGVGTASDVSVAMELGCDGVLLNTGIAGAKDALTMAHAMRLACQAGRAASLAGRIPKKLYATASSPEAGVIALG; this comes from the coding sequence ATGTCCACGTTCAACGATTCGCCGCTTCGACTCGGCAGGCATACGTTCCACTCGCGGCTGATCGTCGGCACGGGGAAGTACGCCACGTTCGAACTGATGCAGGAATGCCTCGCCGCCAGCGGGGCGGAAGTCGTCACCGTCGCCGTGCGCCGCGAACGGCTGATCGACGCACAGGGACGCAGCATCCTCGACTACATCGACCTCTCGAAGTTCACCATCCTCCCCAACACCGCCGGATGCTTCACGGCCGAAGACGCCGTTCGCGTCGCCCGGCTGGGACGTGAAATCCTGACCAACCTCGAGAACCCCGGGGCCGACTGGGTCAAGCTGGAAGTCCTCGGCGACAAGAAAACCCTGCTGCCCGACCCCGTCGCCACGCTCGAGGCGACGAAGCAACTCGTTGCCGACGGGTTCCAGGTCCTCTGCTACTCAACCGACGATCCGATCACGGCCAAACGGCTCAAAGATGCAGGGGCCACGTCGGTCATGCCCGCCGGCAGCCCCATCGGCAGCGGACAGGGAATCCTGAACCCGAACAACATCCGCATCTGCCACGAATACCTGAAGGAAGGCGATCCGGATTACCCGGTGATCGTCGACGCCGGCGTCGGAACCGCGAGCGATGTCTCGGTCGCGATGGAACTCGGCTGCGACGGCGTGCTGCTCAACACGGGCATCGCCGGGGCGAAAGACGCACTCACGATGGCCCATGCCATGCGCCTCGCCTGCCAGGCCGGCCGCGCCGCATCTCTGGCGGGGCGGATTCCGAAGAAGCTGTACGCGACGGCTTCGAGCCCGGAGGCGGGCGTGATTGCCCTGGGGTGA
- the thiS gene encoding sulfur carrier protein ThiS, translating into MSSEMISISVNGQSREVARGMTLAALVAELKVPSKFVAVERNRDVVPRAQHAETLLQAGDQLEVVTLVGGG; encoded by the coding sequence ATGTCGTCGGAAATGATCTCGATCTCGGTCAACGGCCAGTCGCGCGAGGTTGCGCGCGGGATGACGCTGGCCGCCCTGGTGGCGGAGCTGAAGGTCCCCTCGAAATTCGTAGCCGTCGAGCGGAATCGCGACGTCGTTCCACGGGCGCAGCACGCGGAAACGCTGCTCCAGGCGGGTGACCAGCTTGAAGTGGTCACGCTGGTCGGCGGCGGATGA
- a CDS encoding M16 family metallopeptidase, whose product MQLQSIQSFTLPNGFVAVLEEMPDVQSAAFSLLIPAGCIWEKEGVNGAASALGDLTTRGAGSRDNRQLSTDLDNLGVQRSEQVGWNFLSFSGALLAENLLPALDIYADIAQRPHLPEEEFEPVMAGLEQGLLALEDEPQRKLSTELRRRTYHSPWNRPTEGDLADLPNITMDVVREHAARGFRPNGAILGVAGRFDADELKHRITELFGDWPSVAIPDLVPGPRGKAIDHVMHPSTQVQIGLTYPAPPYGDPDYYAAWAAASVLGGGPSARLFTEVREKRGLCYSVQASLNSLKTEGRTMVYAGTTTERAQETLDVILKELWRFNDGIGEDELQRCLARAKSSLIMQQESTSARAASLARDWFHLGRVTTLEEVRDELESLTVHRVLAAAMKYAPTDLTVLTLGPQPLEIRI is encoded by the coding sequence ATGCAGCTTCAATCCATTCAGTCGTTTACGCTGCCCAACGGGTTTGTCGCCGTCCTCGAAGAGATGCCGGACGTGCAGTCCGCGGCGTTCAGCCTGCTGATTCCGGCCGGATGCATCTGGGAGAAAGAAGGAGTCAACGGCGCTGCCTCCGCCCTGGGAGACCTCACGACGCGGGGCGCCGGCTCTCGCGACAACCGCCAGCTCTCCACCGACCTCGATAATCTCGGGGTCCAGAGAAGCGAGCAGGTCGGGTGGAACTTCCTCTCGTTCAGTGGAGCCCTGCTGGCGGAAAACCTCCTGCCGGCGCTCGACATCTACGCCGATATCGCCCAGCGTCCGCATCTGCCGGAAGAAGAATTCGAACCGGTGATGGCCGGGCTCGAGCAGGGACTGCTGGCCCTCGAAGACGAGCCGCAGCGCAAGCTCTCCACCGAACTGCGCCGCAGAACCTATCACTCCCCCTGGAACCGGCCGACGGAAGGTGACCTCGCCGATCTCCCCAACATCACGATGGACGTCGTCCGCGAACACGCGGCCCGCGGATTTCGTCCGAACGGCGCCATCCTCGGCGTCGCGGGCCGCTTCGACGCCGACGAGTTAAAGCATCGCATCACCGAGTTGTTCGGCGATTGGCCGAGCGTGGCGATTCCTGATCTCGTCCCGGGGCCGCGCGGCAAGGCCATCGATCACGTCATGCACCCCTCGACGCAGGTGCAGATCGGACTCACCTACCCTGCCCCTCCGTATGGCGACCCCGATTACTACGCCGCCTGGGCCGCGGCCAGTGTCCTCGGGGGCGGACCGAGCGCGCGGCTCTTTACGGAAGTTCGCGAGAAACGCGGACTCTGCTACTCCGTCCAGGCGTCGCTCAACAGCCTGAAAACCGAAGGACGGACCATGGTGTACGCAGGCACCACGACCGAGCGGGCGCAGGAAACTCTCGACGTCATCCTCAAGGAACTCTGGCGTTTCAACGACGGAATTGGCGAGGACGAACTTCAGCGCTGCCTGGCACGGGCGAAAAGCTCGCTCATCATGCAGCAGGAATCGACCTCCGCACGGGCCGCTTCACTCGCTCGGGACTGGTTTCACCTGGGCCGCGTGACCACGCTCGAGGAAGTCCGCGACGAACTGGAGTCGTTGACCGTTCACCGGGTCCTGGCCGCGGCGATGAAATACGCCCCGACCGACCTGACCGTTCTCACCCTCGGACCACAGCCCCTCGAGATCCGGATCTGA
- a CDS encoding peptide chain release factor 3 translates to MSEQTLSSPAAAEASPQGGSQQFRNEIRRRRTFAIISHPDAGKTTLTEKLLLYSGCVATAGAVRGRKTQRAARSDWMELERERGISITSTVLSFEYEGLLLNLLDTPGHEDFSEDTYRTLTAVDCAVMVLDSVKGIEAQTKKLFAICAQRKIPIITFVNKLDRPGADPLGNLGEIEQVLGIHAVPLNWPIGTGRDFRGVYDLVDKELKLFSPVPQGAVRVPTETAKLDNVSEEQLDPLLLSKLRDEVELLECAGEPFTREAFLEGQITPVFFGSALTNFGIELLLEALHEYAPPPAPRPSDKGMVPADRPDFAGVIFKIQANLDPRHHDCVAFLRVCCGTFTRDMEVSIARTGTRMRVSRSQRLFAQERETMDVAYPGDVLGLTIPGQFRLGDTLCIGEPLQFTGQWQFPPECFATLRCTDTQRRKQFDKGLLQLVEEGAIQLLRDPLAPSQEPILAAVGALQFDVVQFRLESEYRAVTTIHRLPYRMARWVKGSTEDIENLKVPSTGRQLIDEDGLTVVLFDTEGMFQYCKKMNPNVEFFDARPLRM, encoded by the coding sequence ATGTCGGAACAGACTCTTTCTTCGCCCGCCGCGGCGGAGGCTTCGCCGCAGGGCGGATCCCAGCAGTTTCGCAACGAAATCCGCCGTCGGCGGACGTTCGCGATCATTTCGCACCCTGACGCTGGCAAGACCACGCTGACCGAAAAGCTGCTCCTCTACTCCGGTTGCGTCGCGACGGCCGGGGCGGTTCGCGGGCGGAAGACCCAGCGGGCGGCCCGCTCGGACTGGATGGAGCTGGAACGCGAGCGCGGAATCTCGATCACGTCGACCGTGCTGTCGTTCGAATACGAAGGGCTGCTGCTCAACCTGCTCGACACCCCGGGGCACGAGGACTTCAGCGAAGACACCTACCGCACGCTGACGGCCGTCGACTGTGCGGTGATGGTCCTCGACTCCGTGAAAGGCATCGAGGCGCAGACGAAGAAGCTGTTCGCGATCTGCGCCCAGCGCAAGATTCCGATCATCACGTTCGTCAACAAGCTCGACCGCCCCGGCGCCGATCCTCTGGGAAACCTGGGCGAGATCGAGCAGGTACTCGGCATTCACGCGGTTCCGCTCAACTGGCCGATCGGCACGGGACGCGACTTCCGGGGCGTGTACGATCTCGTCGACAAGGAACTGAAGCTGTTCTCGCCCGTTCCGCAGGGGGCCGTGCGCGTTCCGACGGAGACGGCGAAGCTGGACAACGTCTCCGAGGAGCAGCTTGATCCGCTGCTGCTGTCGAAGTTGCGCGATGAAGTGGAGCTTCTCGAATGTGCGGGAGAGCCGTTCACCCGTGAGGCGTTTCTCGAGGGGCAAATTACCCCCGTCTTTTTCGGCAGCGCGTTGACCAACTTCGGCATCGAACTCCTGCTCGAAGCGCTGCACGAGTATGCACCGCCGCCGGCTCCGCGACCGAGCGACAAGGGGATGGTTCCCGCCGATCGCCCGGATTTCGCCGGCGTGATTTTCAAGATCCAGGCGAACCTCGATCCGAGGCATCATGACTGCGTCGCGTTCCTGAGAGTCTGCTGCGGGACGTTCACTCGCGATATGGAGGTGAGCATCGCCCGCACGGGAACCCGGATGCGGGTCAGCCGTTCTCAGCGGCTGTTCGCCCAGGAACGCGAGACGATGGACGTGGCCTATCCGGGCGACGTGCTCGGCCTCACGATTCCCGGCCAGTTCCGCCTCGGCGATACGTTGTGCATCGGCGAGCCGCTGCAGTTCACCGGCCAATGGCAGTTCCCCCCGGAATGCTTCGCCACCCTCCGCTGCACCGACACACAGCGCCGCAAGCAGTTCGATAAAGGATTGCTCCAGCTGGTGGAAGAAGGGGCGATTCAGCTCCTCCGTGATCCGCTCGCTCCGTCGCAGGAGCCGATCCTCGCTGCGGTCGGGGCCCTGCAGTTCGACGTCGTGCAGTTCCGTCTCGAATCGGAATACCGGGCCGTCACGACGATTCACCGGCTTCCCTACCGCATGGCCCGCTGGGTCAAAGGGTCGACGGAAGACATCGAGAACCTCAAGGTCCCCAGTACGGGCCGACAGCTCATCGATGAAGACGGCCTGACGGTCGTCCTCTTCGATACCGAGGGGATGTTCCAGTACTGCAAGAAGATGAATCCGAACGTCGAGTTCTTCGACGCGCGTCCACTGCGGATGTGA